agagagctggGGACTCCCACACCCCGGATGTACTCAGGTTCCCTGCTGGAAACACCATTGGAAAGGGGGAGGAGACTTGGAGAGAGGAGGGGTCGGAGGAGGCGAGAGGCCTTCAGTGGGATTCACGGAGGAGGCAGGGTCTGAGAGACCCCCCCTTGGGTGGGGGCTGTGCCGGGTAGGCAGAGAGGGATGGGTTCATCCTAGCCCCCGTTGCTCCCCTCCCCTCAAGTCCAGTGCTCAGGGAGCTGGGAGCatcgctcctcctcctccctactcCCTGAGCTCCCTCCCCGAGTTtcaccgcccctccccctcccttcttttcctcttccccctccccaaccccctccatcccttctcttctttcctcccccctTCTCCACCCCCTTTTTACCCtaacccccctccttccctccattctcttcccctcccctccccccttctctccctcttcctctcctttcctccctcttccctgcttaaccacccccattctctccccctccccctgtcctccttgggtccctaaccccactcctcccttcctaccgctccctcctcccctttctcccgcCTCATTAGGCGCGGCCGCGGCGCGGGGCCCATTAGCGGATCAATTAGCCGAGGTCGCCGGCGGCGCGTCGTTAAGCGCGGGAGACTGCAGCTCCGTGGAAGCTCCGATGATGGCACCTCCGCTCCCCCGGCTTCCCGGCCGAGATCTCGCGCCCACCACCTCCAGCCCCCGTGGTCTCCAGGACCCCTTCTAAACCCCCAGGGGACCCGCTCCGCCGGTGGAATGGCGGCGATGGATACCCCAGGTCACAGACCTATATTTGGTTGAGCAGGATCCCCACACCTCCCTTAGAAAAGACCCTTGGGTGGGGGCTGTCAGGTTTgtgacccccgccccccccatgcCCTTCGTCAGCCAGCAACATCAGTGGTGATAATAATATCAACTGACAGCTAGTGAACCTTTGCAAGCTTTCTGCTAATTCTCCCAGCAGTTTCCCAGAAACTGCGATCAGACAAGTGACTTCATGCCTCAAATCACTACTTAGGGTAGGAGTCTCGTGCAAACCCAGGTCTGCCCTCAATGCATTTGCTAACATGTATTGAGTTGCTTCAATGtgcaaatttcaaaaattaaaaaaaaaatgcaactgacagCCCCCATCCCTTCTCTGCTTTGTTCTCTATCAACAAGCCTCCTGATACATTTTGTATTTCCCTTATTTGTTTATTCCACCCGGGAGGGCAGGGATTCATGTGTTTTGTTCCCTGCTGCGTCTCTGGAGCTCACAGTTAGGTCTCTAAATGAATGAGTTgactgtgccaggctctgttctaagcacttcCCAAGCTAGGGTGGGGGCTGTCACTCCCCTACTTTGGGGGAAGGTCAGGCGGAGGCCTTCAGAAAAGTAACTTCTGGAGTCTTGGCGGATGAGAAAGCTACGGAGGGGAAACAAAGAGAACAttttttccaggcagagggaacagcatgtgcagaggCCTCTAGACAAAGGAACAGCAAGATGTTTCAACCGGCTGCAGCCTGCTGAGGAGGACCAGTTGCAGGATCTGGTGGGACTCGGTGAAGAACTTAGAATGTATTTTGAGGGTTATGGGGGACAAAGataatatatgtttaaaagcCAACTTTTTAAACTTGTGAAATACAACACACACAAGAGCACACACTGTAAGCGCAACTTGATAATTATCTCAAAGTGAACACACTCAGGTATCAGCCCCCAGGTTAGGAAACAAAACATGCCCAGCCCCATCAGAAACCTCCTTCACTCTGACCCCCTGCCAAGGGGGACCAAATGCGGTCACTTGGGCCTGGTTTTGTTCTGTATATAGATGGAATTACACAGTGTTTACTCTTTTGCACCCACCTTCTTTTGTTCAGCACAAAGTGTGAGCGCTGCATGGTGTTGAATGCAGTAGCAGTAGCTACTTTTTCACAAAAAAGGTAGCAGCAACACCCTTTTTCatggctgtgtaatattccacaaCACAACTATGTCACAACTTATGTATCCTGTGCTTACTAGACAGCCAATAGTTTCTGGTTTGGGGCAACGATGACTAACTACAGGGCTCTGAATACTTGTCTTTTGGGGCAGATTCAAGTGGCATGTTTACTGGGGGCCAGACCCAGAAAGGGCATTCCTGGGTGCAGCAGCATTCCAATGCGGATGTGACAATTCATTCTCCCCAAGTGGGGTGAGTTCATGTTTTCAACACCAGGACAAATATTAAGCAGTGAGTTACCCCATCAAACTGGCATTTTTTAGAGGCGCTTTGGCTGCAGTGGAGAGACGTGGGACCCAGCAGGGGGCTGGCGTGACCACCCATTGTCTTCTCTCCCCCCTCAGGGACAGGAGGGCGGTGGGCCGTCACCatcctcccccccccgcccccccgcaagGAAACCCGTCGGATTAGGGAAGCAGATGAGAATTTCCTGCACTTTAGTAAAGTCCCCTGGGTGCTCCAGCTTCCTGAGGGTGGAATTTCTGGGCTGTGCAGCCCTTGCAAAGATCTTGCAAAGTTGGGATGCCTGCCCAGGCCAGTATCagcaaatctttcattttagCTCTCCTTCAGGGTTGAGGTTCAGCAGGCGGGGGTCTGCATTTTCTGATCTGGAAAAAAGGCCCGTGTATGTGTTCATGCTGGGGGTAGATTCTGCAGTCTCAAAGAGTTATCACTTAGGGGCCCTCTGGCCTGCTGCTCAGAAACCAGCTCTGCTAAACCTCCAGCACCtgggctggctgtgtgacctaTAGCTTCCAGCTGACCCTCTCTGGTCTGTGCATCAAGTCCGGGAGACAGACTACACTTACAAGATGGACTCACCTAGGACTCTCAATATTTGGTCCTGCAACAGAGAAGAGAGCCCAGACATGAAAGAAGTCCCCTCCTCCCAGGGAAGGGGGAACCGCAGGCAGCCGCAACACAGAGGCAAGAACACAGCAACCAACCTTCTCACATCTTTATTTGAAAGGCACAGCTAAGCCCACCCTCGATACAGCATTTTCACTTCTCTGCAGAGTTCAAACGACTGAACACAACAAAAGCTGACAGTCTAAAAGGCTATATACAGACACAGGTGTGggtgttgctttttttttaaacatttttctgtcttttttttttttttatccccttgAAAGACAAGCTAgtatactgaaagaaaaataaaataaaaaacaagacaacTTGAGTACCCTCATCTTTatttgggaaggggagaaggggaatCTTGGgttgcccaccccaccctgctcaTCCTAGCTGGGCGAGTGGAGAGGACCAGGTGGGCGCGAGCGTCTGGAACTAGCAGAGGTGAATggatgggaggtggagggagataaagggatgcccagggcaggaaggggcaACTAGCATTGTGTTCGCATGCAGTGCCAGGGTGGGAAGCTGGGGTGTGCCCTGAGGGGCCCAGCGGGCAGACGGTCAGTCACACGTGTGCGGAATGGGGAAGTGCAGGGGTGTTAGACTTCTTGAGGTTTTGCTCCCTTCTGACCTGGCCTCCCATTTTCATCTCCAGGCCTCAGCTGGCCGTATCTGTGGTACAAGCATGTATTCACCCATTTaggctgcggggggggggggaggggggaggaggaaggagactggGAGGCAGAGCAAAGCCAGGGGGTGGCACACAAGCAGGGCCAAGGCCCCAGCAGCTACCATAAATACTACCAGGAGTCTAGCCAATCCAGAGCTGCACTGTCTCGCGGTGAACGttcctctctgtgtgtgtcttgtcTCCTCTttgtccccccaccctccccatcctGGCCACCCGCTAATCTGACTTCTCGCCATCGTCCTCCTGGTGGGTGTCACCGTCGTGCCCGTTcttgtcttccttggagaggtggGCCTGGGAGCCCAGCGCAGACAGTGAAAGGAGGCCGGTGCCTGCACTGACCGCAGGCAGGGAAGGCGGCTGCAGCCCCACGGGTAGTGGGGTCAGCGGCAGGGCCAGAGCCTGCAGCTGGGACAGCTGGTGGgcttggagctgctgctgcagggcagaggcagggggatGTTAGCTACTTCCAGTCCACTTGCCACCTGCCActcttctgcctctgcccccaaCCCCGCTGGGCCCCAGACTTACTCGAATGATGGAGTTCAGCTCTGGAGCCGTAACCTGCTTAGCTCTCTCGATGGCTCCCAAGACTTGCTGCTGGTGCTGGAAGGAGAGGCCACAGGGGGCTTGTGTCAGAACGCAGGAGAAGCCCCACTCCCATGTGGCCTTAGTGCCATCCCCTGTCCGGCACAGCTCTATGACCTACCAGAAAAATCCCCTCTCCAACCACTTCCTTTCACCAAGTGTTTTCacctgggaaatggggacaaatgGATATGACCCAAAGGGGTTGGGGACAGATACTTAGAAAAAGGCCTTTGCGGGAGTCAGAGAGAGACCTTGGATCAGGTGCTGTCGATGGCACGTGCAAAGGGAAGTGCAGTGCGCGACCTAGCCCGCTGTACAGGAAAGTCCTGTTCTTCCAACAGCTCGGAGCCTGCGCTGTGAGACCTGCTAATGCGAGCTCCCGTTCTTCCACAGCGGGGGACAGCCAGTGAATTCTGGCAGGGCTGGGGTATGACTCCAGGTTCAGGGAGTATCTCCCCACCTTCCCACGCCCTCCCTGAAAACCAGTGTCTCCTTTTTGCCATATTGCTTTGTGCCTTGGCTGCTGGGAAGCCCCCAGGGCTTCCAGAACCCTCTCCTCTGGGGCTTTATGGTGCCCTTCTGGAATGGTTCCTAGGCATGCACATCACTCAAAGGTCCCTGATACATGGGTACGGATAAAGGGGAAATGATGAATTATCGACAAGAACCCTGGCAGAGAGCAGGAGCTTGACCTTACAGTCTGGGGGGGCACAGGGGTGGGATCTGTGTGGAGTGAGCCTTACGCCAGAAGTTTGAGAACCCCAAAATGCTGAAGAGGAAGGGCTGGGTGCGGGGTTCCCCGGGTGAGTGCGTGTGAGCCTCTGTCAAGGGTATACACCTGTGTGTATGCGTTTACGTCTGCTGCGTCCGCATCGCCTACGCAACTGTGTCCCGTCCAGATTTGTATCTGGGCACGCATGCGTGTCTCTGTATGCACAGATGTGTACATGCGTGCATCTATGTTTACCCGCATCTGTTTGTCTTCCTATGTGTACAGGGTGCCCTCCCCACACGTGCCCCTTGTCTCTGGCCCAAAGCAGCCCGCAGGGCCTCACAAGTGAATCTCAGGAGAGTAGAAGGTAGAagcaaaacaaggaaaagaaattcttGGTGCAGCCTTTGGCATAGCTGACATTTTTACAGTGAAATGACTCACTCAGGCTAGGAATTCCACAGCAGGGTGAGGCCCCTCCTTCCATTGCCCTGCACCTCTGGGTGTTCTCCAGCCTGGGGATTTTTTGCACAGGCTGTCTAGTAGCTGGGAGGTCCAGAAAGGGGAGGCGTGTGCCCTGGGGCACCTAGCTCACTGCTGCCCCAGGTGACTTCAGTGGGGAGGGCCCAAGCAAGTTCATGGTCCATCCacctcctccgcctcctccctGAAGCCCCAGGGGCACCACTCACCTCTTGGGAAAGGTAGGGGAGGACCTGGGCACAGATCCCATTCAGCCTCTTGACAATTTCAGCCTAGAACAAACACACAGACTCTTCAGTCCCCAGTCCCCTTGAGTGGGTGCAGGTACAGATCAGCCCAAGAGGCCCGGGGTTATGCCTAAGAGGGAtgagctcaggcagggtggcgtTGACACATGGGATCCACCGGCATCCAATCAGTGGCAAAGGTAGGATCTGAGGCTGGTTCCATGCCCTGCAGCTGACAGTGCAGGCACAAGCCGGAATCCAGACTGGGCCACTCCGGGTCTGTGTGGCCCTGAGCAGATGACCCCCAGAGCCTGGTAGATAGTGAGCACTCcgtgggagagagggaaggagaaggtgggACAGTGGCATCATTATTCTGTGACATCCCTGAGAGTGACCTCCTCAGGGCAAAGATGGCTAAAGCAAGGCTGGAGGGCGAGGCATAATCTGAGGGTTAGGGGGAGCGTAGGTGTACATATCACCTTCCTGCCACTGTCACAAAGGAGATACACCAGGGTGGTGGTGGCATTTTGAGGGaaggcctctgcccctcctcctcaggCAGAACAACCTCCCGGGGAGACCTAAGAAAGAAGGGGGGTGCTTGGGACAGCACAGGATCACGAGGGCAGACTTGGTGTTCAGCCAAGGGGCGGGCTCCTACCTGCCTGGGGGTGCCATGGAGAGAGCGAGAGGGCGTACCTGCTTGTGCATCTCAATGTTCAAGCCATAGGACATCTCGTAGTACTGCGTGAGGGGAGACAGGGAAAAAGAAGTGAAGGACGGGTGGGCTCAAGAGACAAAGAGATGGGAGTGacagagggagacaaagggggaggcagagaagggggaaaagcaaGACAGAGACATGGAGCAGGAAGTGATGGAGAGAGGCAGgcgggaggagacaggagggggAAGACACCCACACTGGGAACAGCCCAGGTGCCTGGTGGGGCTGCTTACAGAGCTGGGGGAGCTCTAGGGCCTCGGCTCCGGCTTGGCTCCCAGGTTTCTGGATAAGtatccagccccacctcccaacacacacacattccagggCTCCTAATCTTTTATCTTTATGTGTCTTGTCTGCGGGTGGCCCCAGACTGCAGGGAAGTTTGCCTTCCTGGGTATAAATAATGGAAGATAAACAAAGCCTGCTGGGTTTGGCTCTGGAGCCAGCAGCCCCCCTCCCCAAGGCCCAGATCtaaccctgccccctcccctgttcTAAACCCTCTCATGGCTTCCCATCACCAGCCACCCCTAGACAGCCAAGTCGCTCCTTCGCCTTTGCTTGGTCgttttctctccctacctctgTCACCCCACCAAGCTCCTACTCATTCTTCAAGACCCCAGGGGCAATGCCCCATTCTCGGAGCAGCCTTCCTCAGGTAGTGGCTCCTCTCTGGAGTCCCCCAGGCCCTACTGGGTccttctctgcccagccccctccctcctgggCTAGGAGCTTCAGTCTGGTTCTGCCTCCCCCACAGCCTGGAAGAGCAGGGCTAGGGACTGGGCCAAGGCAAGAGTTTTTGATGTAGAAATTGCCACCTGGTGGGTATGAAACAGCAAGTGATTCTGGCAGTGTGGATGGGCAGGGTCTCAAATGTCAGTCCAAAGAATGCCTTGTTACCCCTCCCTCTCACCAACCTCAAAGGTGTTTGAGTCCTggaaggtggtgtgtgtgtgtgtaaagtctAGTTCTCTTCCCAAAGCTTGGGAGAGGAGGGGTTAAGCACTGGGATGTCTGGATCTTGGGGGCGGGGATCCGGCTGCTCCCCCACGTCAGTTCCTGGCTTCCACAGCCGCTGCTTCTTCTGCCGGCTGCCAAGGACAACCAGGGGACCTGGCAGGCCCAGACTGCAACCCGGTGGTTTGGCAGCTCCACCACCGCCTGGGCCAGCAGCCAGGCCAGCAAGGTGGACCCTGAATCCTCacacttcccagaggaggtggctAGGGTTTGggcaggagctgctgctgctgctggaggagagtctggggcccCCACATTCCCGCCCACTCGCCTCCTCGGCTTGCTCACCATCACATAATGACGCTGCATCTCCGACTTCTCGCTGGCCAGTTTGTCACATTCGAGCTTCAGGCTGAAGAAGAAcatggggagagagggtgggagctgggctgAGCCCCAAACTTTGACAAGGGACAAATACTCtgggaggatggggctgggggagcctCAAACACTCTAACTGTAAAGTGGGGATTAGGAACTCAGCCTTAAAGATCTGGTGGCGGAGAAAACaattgatgataataataaaaaataacaaatcagAGCAAATGCTGTAACTCTAGGTCAGCCAGAGTCAAACAACCTTTTACCCATCCCCAAACCCGATGAGGTCAGTACTGTGAACATCACTCACTGTACAGATGACGCAGTAGATGCTCAGAGAGATTGAGCAattggctcaaggtcacacagccaggaagttgGCTTCAGAGCCACACTCTCAACCACTGGGAAAAACTCTCCAACAAGGGGGAGGGACAAATAGAAACTTCGAAGGAGCCCAGAAGAGGGTTAGGCGCTGGCTGGCAGTGCTCTAGGTTGAACTCATCAAGAAATTTCCAGTGGGGTCCAGCCACTCTTAGAGGCCTTGATTTCACTAGGGGGTAAAGGTTCCACTGTTGGTTAATAAGAGATGGTGACCCCCCTGGCCTTTCTCAGGCTTCCCAGCAAGGAGGATCTGTGGGCATTTCTCAAAGCCCGTCTATTAGGGCGTCAGGCAGAGAGATTGATGTACAAACTCAATCTACATAGACTGGGTTCAAAGTTTAGCTCTACAACTTGgatgctgtgtgactctgggcaaacccttctacttctctgggcctcagtctctgtATCTCTTAAAGTATCAACCTCCCTGGGTGGGGTGATGAGGATGAAATGGATTAAGACTAGAAATGTTCTTGGGATAACGCCTGGCATCGAGTACGCATCCATTAAATGCTTGTTGCTCTCAGTCACCCCAAGAACCTGGCGTGTCACTCTGCCAGACTGACTATAACCGTCCACCCCAGTTCAGAGACCAGCCACAGCTGGGGTTGTTGTGGCCCCTTTGAGtttcttttctctaatttttttaaaaagtgatcatttgttgccaacattaaaaaaaaaaaaaaaaagacaatttcatTCCAAATTCTGGATTTCTGGCCCCTCTTGAGGGCCTGGCATATCCTGCGTGCCAACATGGTAGGATCCCTCACATACAGTGTGAAGCTCAGGCCTCGCAAATGGAGCCCCCAAAGCTCAGGGAGGGGTCTGGCTTATGGAAGGACACACAGCACCGTGGCGGCACGGTGACCCTGGGTCTCAGGGACTGGCAGTCCTGGTGCTCACTGTGAGGTGGGCATGGACCAgaagagggggcggggggggggggtgcagacCCCCTGCAGGGGCTCAGAAAGGCCCGACCTGCTAggcaaagccccccccccccccccccccgaaaccTCCGTGTCATGGGACCAGGACAAAGTTCCTGGGCGTGAGTGCCCTTCTGCCCTTCGATCAGCAATGCCTCAGTATTTCTCATCTTTGAAGTCGGCACAGTaatagaacagcaaggaagaTTAAACAAAAGGATGTGTATTCAGTAGTTAACACTTGGGGAGCATGGGAAGTACCCCAAGAGGTtgggtgtttaaaaaaaaaaagaaagaatatatatatcaCTTCTCCCCCCTTCTTCGGGGAGAAAACCCAAGACCCTTCCCTGTGGGTAAATCGAAGGCCAGAGGGGCCCAAGACCTCGCTGGAATTGGTGGCTGGGGACCCCCTTGTGGTCCCCAGACAAATCTCTCCTCTGTCACAGAGCGGTGGAGAATTTGCATTCT
This window of the Desmodus rotundus isolate HL8 chromosome 9, HLdesRot8A.1, whole genome shotgun sequence genome carries:
- the TLE5 gene encoding TLE family member 5 isoform X2, which produces MMFPQSRHSGSSHLPQQLKFTTSDSCDRIKDEFQLLQAQYHSLKLECDKLASEKSEMQRHYVMAEIVKRLNGICAQVLPYLSQEHQQQVLGAIERAKQVTAPELNSIIRQQLQAHQLSQLQALALPLTPLPVGLQPPSLPAVSAGTGLLSLSALGSQAHLSKEDKNGHDGDTHQEDDGEKSD
- the TLE5 gene encoding TLE family member 5 isoform X1; this translates as MMFPQSRHSGSSHLPQQLKFTTSDSCDRIKDEFQLLQAQYHSLKLECDKLASEKSEMQRHYVMYYEMSYGLNIEMHKQAEIVKRLNGICAQVLPYLSQEHQQQVLGAIERAKQVTAPELNSIIRQQLQAHQLSQLQALALPLTPLPVGLQPPSLPAVSAGTGLLSLSALGSQAHLSKEDKNGHDGDTHQEDDGEKSD